CAGCCAGGTCCCATTTTTCTTTTTCGTCGAATTCTGATAAGTTGCCTTTGTGGGATTTGCTCACGATGAAAGCTCCATAGGGGTAGTCTGTAAAAAAGGGAAGATAAACGAGAAATGAATCATTCTCAAAAAGAATTCTTTTTTGAAATTCCTTTTCCTCTTTGTTCATTTCACAAATAAGGCATTTCCCATTTTCTTCATAATATTCTTTACAGTTGTCGAGTTCGACTTTTAACTTCAATGGAATCCAGGAATAGGCATATAATTGACCGTGTGGATGGAGCATCGTTACCCCTACTTCTTTTCCTCTATTTTCAAAAGGAAAGATGTATTTTATTTTTTCATCTTTTGAGAGTTCCTCAAATCTTTCAACCCATAAATTTACTAACTTAAATATATGTTCTACGGGTAATTGAGGAAGAGTAATATTGTGATCAGGAGAATACAAAATTACTTCGCATTTTCCATAATTTTTTTCGACTTTGTACAAATCCGTTCCTTGTATATTTGGTTCATCTGGATCTAGTTTTAAAGCGGGAAAATCATTGTCGTATGCATAAACGTCATAGTCTGGAGGCACTTTTTTACCCGGCCCTGGACAAAAAGGGCACCAATCCTCAGGTAAATGGGGCCTATTTTGTCTATTATCGGCAACCATTGTGTATGTTTTTAACAAAGGGTTCCAACGTAATTCTGCCATACAATTCCTCTCCTTTTTTGTTTAAATTTACTGCCTTTAAAATCTCTAAACCTTCTTTAACGCCCGTTCGCCCTGCAACCCACCTATGACCC
This DNA window, taken from Petrotoga miotherma DSM 10691, encodes the following:
- the galT gene encoding galactose-1-phosphate uridylyltransferase, which translates into the protein MAELRWNPLLKTYTMVADNRQNRPHLPEDWCPFCPGPGKKVPPDYDVYAYDNDFPALKLDPDEPNIQGTDLYKVEKNYGKCEVILYSPDHNITLPQLPVEHIFKLVNLWVERFEELSKDEKIKYIFPFENRGKEVGVTMLHPHGQLYAYSWIPLKLKVELDNCKEYYEENGKCLICEMNKEEKEFQKRILFENDSFLVYLPFFTDYPYGAFIVSKSHKGNLSEFDEKEKWDLAEALKLLTGGFDALFDKPFPYMMNIHQTPVNSEEYADSNKYYHFHIEFYPPLRDKDKIKWYASSEMGAWAAANTMAVEETAITLRNAIEKFKKIQ